In Leptospira brenneri, a single genomic region encodes these proteins:
- a CDS encoding LA_0442/LA_0875 N-terminal domain-containing protein codes for MKKNLSLLLIILFSFPILAINTVILKNGKTLKGKVTDQNERGLTVQTAEGPQTISKSQILKVVYKDISEQEAEKVRIAEEKKLKEKEEKEKAKLEKERLIAEAKEQKRLEEEAKLSEQTRLADEKNKETLAEREAKAEAEWLANRKLGPSPAVNQCGGRLAILWRSAVLPGWGQLCGGYYVSAGSFSTLFLGTLIYTLGPLHTEEKNAQSHYDKMILFNQIGGPGTRFNAQNISLPSEFVTGFLETSIAEDFITKSKNNAKETNTKYLAGLGTAGIIYITNLVHAYMIGRDRYPDRPTVTTGGKQFREGLDFDSGWDKPYSITGIRPQTNSVYAEVRYSILF; via the coding sequence ATGAAAAAAAACCTCTCTTTACTTTTAATCATCTTATTCTCTTTCCCAATACTTGCCATCAATACCGTCATTCTTAAAAATGGAAAGACCCTAAAAGGAAAAGTCACCGATCAAAATGAACGTGGACTCACGGTGCAAACGGCAGAAGGACCACAAACCATTTCCAAATCCCAAATCTTAAAAGTTGTCTATAAAGACATCAGCGAACAAGAAGCTGAAAAAGTACGCATCGCCGAAGAAAAGAAATTAAAAGAGAAAGAAGAAAAGGAAAAAGCAAAACTCGAAAAAGAACGACTCATCGCAGAAGCCAAAGAACAAAAACGTCTGGAAGAAGAAGCTAAATTATCAGAACAAACAAGACTCGCAGATGAAAAAAACAAAGAAACACTAGCAGAAAGAGAAGCCAAAGCAGAAGCAGAATGGTTAGCCAATCGAAAACTGGGTCCCTCCCCTGCTGTTAACCAATGTGGCGGTCGCTTAGCAATCCTTTGGCGATCTGCCGTTTTACCAGGATGGGGACAACTTTGCGGAGGATACTATGTGTCGGCCGGATCGTTTAGTACATTATTTTTGGGAACTCTCATATACACTCTCGGACCACTGCATACAGAAGAAAAAAATGCACAGTCTCATTATGATAAGATGATATTATTCAACCAAATCGGAGGACCAGGGACTCGGTTCAATGCTCAAAACATAAGTTTGCCATCTGAGTTTGTTACGGGCTTTCTAGAAACTTCAATCGCGGAAGATTTTATCACAAAAAGTAAAAATAATGCAAAGGAAACAAATACCAAATACTTGGCGGGACTTGGTACAGCCGGAATTATATACATCACCAACCTTGTTCATGCCTATATGATTGGACGCGACCGTTACCCAGACCGACCGACTGTGACGACCGGAGGAAAACAATTCAGAGAAGGTTTGGACTTCGATTCAGGCTGGGATAAACCTTATTCCATAACAGGCATACGCCCCCAAACAAATTCAGTATATGCTGAAGTTCGATATTCCATTCTATTTTAA